In a genomic window of Meleagris gallopavo isolate NT-WF06-2002-E0010 breed Aviagen turkey brand Nicholas breeding stock chromosome 1, Turkey_5.1, whole genome shotgun sequence:
- the BCAT1 gene encoding branched-chain-amino-acid aminotransferase, cytosolic, giving the protein MKGCQNKCMAGGCSEEATKHVTESFKASDLIITPATTLKEKPDPSGLVFGTVFTDNMLTIEWSSASGWEKPCIRPLQNLSLHPACSSLHYATELFEGLKAYRGVDGKIRLFRPGLNMDRMARSARRMTLPCFDQNELLECIRKLVEVEKEWVPYSTAASLYIRPTLIGTEPSLGVKKPTKALLYVILSPVGAYFSSECFDPISLWADPKYVRAWKGGTGDCKLGGNYGSSICAQQEALELGCQQVLWLYGEDHQITEVGTMNLFLYWVNEDGENELATPPLDGIILPGVTRQSILDLACNWGEFKVSERYITMSDLTAALEENRVKEMFGAGTACIVCPISKILYKGKHLHIPTMENGPQLTTRILNKLTDIQYGREDSDWTVLVS; this is encoded by the exons GCTTCAGACTTGATCATCACCCCAGCTACGACTCTCAAGGAAAAACCAGACCCCAGTGGTTTGGTATTTGGAACTGTGTTCACTGATAATATGCTGACAATTGAATGGTCCTCAGCTTCAGGTTGGGAGAAACCTTGTATTAGACCACTTCAGAACCTCTCCTTGCATCCAGCCTGTTCTTCTCTGCATTATGCTACTGAA TTGTTTGAAGGATTGAAGGCCTACCGTGGAGTGGATGGCAAAATCCGCCTGTTCCGGCCAGGCCTCAACATGGACAGGATGGCACGATCAGCAAGACGAATGACTCTGCCG tgCTTTGACCAGAATGAGCTGTTAGAGTGCATCCGGAAACTTGTGGAAGTGGAAAAGGAGTGGGTCCCATACTCAACTGCTGCTAGCCTGTATATCCGTCCTACCTTAATTGGAACTGAG CCTTCTCTTGGAGTGAAGAAGCCAACTAAAGCCCTCCTGTATGTCATACTGAGCCCTGTGGGTGCTTACTTTTCAAGTGAATGCTTTGATCCAATATCATTATGGGCAGATCCGAAATATGTAAGAGCCTGGAAAGGAGGAACAGGAGACTGCAAATTGGGAGG gaaTTATGGTTCTTCTATTTGTGCTCAGCAAGAAGCCCTGGAATTAGGCTGCCAGCAGGTTCTGTGGCTGTATGGAGAAGATCACCAAATAACCGAAGTTGGAACAATGAATCTATTTCTCTACTGGGTAAATGAAGATGGAG AAAATGAACTGGCAACTCCACCTTTAGATGGCATCATCCTTCCAGGAGTGACAAGACAAAGCATTTTGGATTTGGCATGCAACTGG GGAGAATTTAAAGTGTCTGAGCGTTACATCACTATGAGTGACCTGACAGCTGCCTTGGAAGAGAACAGAGTGAAGGAGATGTTTGGGGCTGGAACAGCTTGCATTGTATGTCCTATCTCCAAAATTTTGTATAAGGGCAAG CATTTGCACATTCCAACTATGGAAAATGGACCTCAGTTAACCACCCGGATCCTGAATAAACTGACTGATATCCAG TATGGAAGAGAAGACAGCGATTGGACAGTGCTGGTGTCATGA